The genomic stretch CAAATTGAAGGTGAAGCCACCCAGAGCAACCTCTCAGAGCCTGCCAAGCTGGGAGTTAAGTTTTTTAAGTGTAAGTATCTATTTCTCTCAGGAACTTTCAGGGACAGCTGATATGCAAATGGAAAGCTAGAGTCCTGGATTGGAATCCTTTGTCATATCAGACTGTCATCCATCAGGGTTCAACACAcaattatttattgaacacctactctATGCCACACACCGACTAGGCACTGAAATGTAATGATGAGCAAGACAGAGCTGGTCTTGTCCTTATGACGTGGACATACCATGTGGATACTGATGAGTAACCAGAGTTTCACTGGAAAATTCTCATCAGTGTTCCAACTGGAGAGGCTCAAATGGAAGCATATATGGCACAAGCCGTAAGAAACCCTGGGGAAACAGGAGCCCCCCAAACTAGCATATGGTAGCAGAATAACTAGCATGTGCAAAAGCTTGGAGGCAAGAGATGACAAGTTTGAATCCTGGATCTGCCACCCTCTAGTCACATTATTGGGACTCTGATTGATATTTAGCCATAAGCCCTCTAAGTTCTAAGTTAACTGGGGAATGGATGCATTCCATTCCCCCCGCATGTCAGCTTTGTTGCTGCTGTAGCTACACTGTAGCCCAGTCTTTTGGGGTTTTCTAATCCTGAAAGTGCTTGGGAGTCCCTCTCCCCTACTACATGGCAGACACTGAGGTCACCAGCTGCAGGAGAAATCAccacctcttccccacccctgccATTGCTACCTCCAAGCACATACAACAGTCAAGTCCTAAAGTGGAGCAGAGAGGAAGTTCTTATTTATAGACCAAGAAAGTAATGCTGGGAGGAGAAAACAGTTCTTCCCACACATATGACATGGTATAAACCAGGGTCCTTGAAGATAAACCAGACAGTGCATGCTCCATAAAATGTCAAGGACTTCGTACACATAGTTCGTCTTGTCatttttacaaagaagaaagtGCAGGACAGCTGAGTGCTGTGGACAGGTACTGAACTAATTAAAGGTAGAGATGGACTTAACCCTGAGTCTCCAAACTCTCATTTGAGAGCTTTTTTACATAACACGAGTGGGGTGGTGGATAGAGTGAAAGTTAAATGTTACCCGTGTAATCATCAGAAGGAGCCCTGGAATGGGAGCCAACAGAGAGTCAGGGGCTGTTTGCTAGGGAAATTgaggaagaaaagatttattcttACTGGAGGGCTTGCCCATAGCAAACATCTAAGGGTATGTGAGAGATTATGGGAAAGAAGGGCTGTTTCAAGTGGAAGGAATAACCTGGGAGATGCCTGGAGAAGGGAGCCTAGTGCAGGAAGTTATGAGAATGAAGAGCAGAAATGCAAATCAGCAGAGACCCTGTCAAGTTAAATGATCtacaaaaatgtgtgtgtgtgtgcctaatCTTACAAAAATCCAAGGACAGGAACCAAAGACAGTGAAATGTCTTAGGAACTGACTGGGATGTGGGAAGCCATAAGCAAGTGAAGCTGCTCCATTAGGGGAGTTGGGTGGATGGCCTGGGGCCGCTGGCTGAATATTATTGACTCCACTTAGCTAAGATGTTCCTCCACATGCATTGGTGCTAACTGCAGTCTATTGGTTGAGGAGGTATTCCCGAACCATCTGGTTCCTCCAGAACATCCGCCACTACCAGGTTGTTGAAATGGCTTTTCAACTTTGGCCAAACATTGGGCTCACCAGGGAGCTTTAGAAACTATCAAGTACCACCAAAcagggtggcacatgcctgcaattcctCACTGACGaaaatagtgagtttgaggccatctttgCTATGttgcaagactatctcaaaaaaaaaaaaagaagtaccaaCCACATGCAGATCTGAAGCTagggaagggtgggggtgggaggcttAGTGTCTTTCAAAGCCTCCATATAATTCCAATGTGAAGCCAGTTAAGAACAAGTGACCTAAGAAATAGAACCAGAGTCTTAGAAATGAGGTCTCTCTTGCCTTGGTCTCTCCTCATGCCACCTTCTCCTGGTTCTTAGTGATGCCATCAGCACCGTACTGGGTCCTGGCCACCGACTATGAGAACTATGCTCTTGTGTACTCCTGCACCACCATCATCTGGCTTTTCCACCTAGATCACGTTTGGATCTTGGGAAGAAACCCCTATCTCCCTCCAGAAACAGTGACCTCTCTAAAAGACATCTTGACGTCTAATGACATCGACGTCGAGAAAATGACAGTGACAGATCAGGTGAACTGCCCCGACTTCTTGTAAGGAAACTCTACAGGGAGCCATAGTCACTCCATGTCacttcttttgctttgctttctctgACTCTGCCCAACCCCGTCCCTAATGAAGACACGCAACAACCAACCATGACAAGCCACTGCAAGTACCAGAAGGGAAGTTTGACTACAGAAGTAATGGAGGGGAACTCATGGAAAGTTGGCCCAAACACAGCTATGCCTGCCCTGCTACTCTGCTAGTCCAATAATAAACACATTGCTGACCTGCTGTGGCTCACAGTAGATTCCAAATTGGGTTGGTTATTGTGGGTTTTCATTATAAGTCTGTTCTTAGAAATCCTGCAACAGTTAGGTTGAGAAAAAGTAAGTTCTGAAGTGTCCTAGTTCAAAGGTAGCAGTCCTGTTCGGAAAGGGGAAATCTGATGGTGAAGACATATTCTGGTGACCTAGATCCAGTAGTCCATTCTGCAGTAGATACTCCTTTAGGGGGAATGACTTGGGGGTTTCCAGCCTCTGACAGGGAGTTCCTTGAAGTTTTTACTATTTCATAGGAATTCTTCAGAGTAAGGCTGAAGAATGGCCATCAGGGTCCACGCAAAGAAGAGGAGAGTGCATGAGGGAGAAgataatggaatttttttcttgatgagtttaaaaaattgttgtaGTCTTTCATGCACTTGATATTGCTGAGGCCCAACTGCATTCCAGGCATAGAAAAATCCAGACTCCCTAAAACCCTTCAGAAGTTTGCAGTCTAGAAAGAGAGACAAGTCTTTACTTGCTTGCCATTTTAACTTA from Castor canadensis chromosome 5, mCasCan1.hap1v2, whole genome shotgun sequence encodes the following:
- the Apod gene encoding apolipoprotein D isoform X2, which translates into the protein MLTMLLFLSTLVGLFTAAKGQAFHLGKCPTPPVQENFDVNKYLGRWYEIEKIPVSFEKGSCIQANYSLKENGNIKVLNQELRPDGTVNQIEGEATQSNLSEPAKLGVKFFKLMPSAPYWVLATDYENYALVYSCTTIIWLFHLDHVWILGRNPYLPPETVTSLKDILTSNDIDVEKMTVTDQVNCPDFL